One window of the Rhodothermales bacterium genome contains the following:
- a CDS encoding ferritin-like domain-containing protein translates to MATDKQALIDGLNDDLAHEYQAVLMYTSYAALVSGIHRPMLKGFFEMEIPEEL, encoded by the coding sequence ATGGCTACCGACAAGCAGGCCCTCATCGACGGGCTCAACGACGACCTCGCCCACGAGTACCAGGCCGTCCTCATGTACACCTCCTACGCCGCCCTCGTCAGCGGCATCCACCGCCCCATGCTCAAGGGCTTCTTCGAGATGGAGATCCCCGAGGAGCTCG